The following proteins are encoded in a genomic region of Populus trichocarpa isolate Nisqually-1 chromosome 13, P.trichocarpa_v4.1, whole genome shotgun sequence:
- the LOC7465185 gene encoding eukaryotic translation initiation factor 2 subunit beta: protein MADDNTDLKDEVAELAPFDPTKKKKKKKVVIQENADESVDSLAEKTESLSVSDGLESSFTGLKKKKKKPVETSLLDEETGDAGEEDLDVHAGEEENGEGADLQQQRFPWDGTDRDYDYEELLGRVFNILRENNPELAGDRRRTVMRPPQVLREGTKKTVFVNFMDLCKTMHRQADHVMAFLLAELGTSGSLDGQQRLVIKGRFAPKNFEGILRRYINEYVICLGCKSPDTILSKENRLFFLRCEKCGSGRSVAPIKAGFVARVGRRNAGT from the exons ATGGCGGACGATAATACTGACCTCAAGGATGAGGTTGCAGag CTTGCCCCTTTTGATCCtaccaaaaagaagaagaagaagaaggtggtgATACAAGAGAATGCCGATGAGTCTGTAGACTCCCTAGCTGAGAAGACTGAATCATTGTCAG TCTCTGATGGGCTCGAGAGTTCTTTTACTggtttgaaaaagaagaagaagaaacct GTTGAAACCAGTTTGCTGGATGAGGAAACCGGGGATGCAGGAGAAGAAGATTTGGATG ttcatgccggggaagaagaaaatgggGAGGGTGCTGACCTGCAGCAGCAACGATTCCCTTGGGATGGGACTGACCGTGATTATGATTATGAGGAG CTTCTTGGCCGAGTTTTCAACATTCTTCGTGAAAATAATCCTGAGCTTGCTGGTGACAGGCGAAGAACTGTGATGAGGCCTCCACAAGTTCTTCGTGAGGGCACAAAGAAGACTGTTTTTGTGAACTTCATGGATCTGTGCAAGAC AATGCATCGGCAGGCAGACCATGTCATGGCTTTCCTACTTGCTGAGTTGGGTACCAGTGGATCCCTCGATGGACAACAGAGGTTGGTCATTAAGGGTAGATTTGCTCCCAAGAATTTTGAAGGGATCCTTCGTCGATATATCA atgaGTATGTCATTTGCCTTGGTTGCAAGAGTCCTGACACCATTTTGTCTAAAGAGAATCGTCTCTTTTTTCTCAGATGCGAGAAG TGTGGTTCTGGAAGATCAGTTGCTCCAATTAAAGCTGGTTTTGTTGCTCGTGTTGGCCGTAGAAATGCTGGGACATAA
- the LOC18104692 gene encoding methylesterase 17 isoform X2: MDEQAGLPNLHFVLVHGVCHGAWCWYKIRCLMEKSGHKVTCLDLKSAGIDQSNPNTILTFDEYNAPPLTRFLSNLPDNEKVILVGHGAGGLSLTDAIHRFARKIRMAIYVAANMLKHGSDQDIKDGDPDVSEYGEVADLEYGMGLDQPPTSIIIKEEFQKRLLYHMSPKEDTILASMLLRPGPVRALKGARFEGGKDADSVPRIYIKTLHDQMLKPMKQEQMIKRWQPCQVLVLESDHSPFFSTPSLLLDLISKGAAASF; this comes from the exons ATGGACGAGCAGGCAGGACTTCCAAACCTGCACTTTGTTCTAGTTCATGGAGTATGCCACGGAGCCTGGTGCTGGTACAAGATCAGGTGTCTCATGGAAAAATCTGGCCATAAGGTTACTTGTCTCGACCTTAAAAGTGCTGGTATTGATCAGTCCAATCCCAACACAATCCTCACTTTTGATGAATACAATGCACCCCCCCTTACCCGCTTCTTGTCGAATTTGCCTGACAATGAAAAG GTTATATTGGTAGGACATGGTGCAGGAGGTTTGAGCTTGACAGATGCTATACACAGATTTGCTAGGAAAATTCGTATGGCTATATATGTTGCAGCCAACATGTTGAAGCATGGCTCGGATCAAGATATCAAAGAT GGTGATCCTGATGTATCTGAATATGGAGAGGTAGCTGATTTAGAATATGGGATGGGGCTTGATCAGCCTCCAACAAGCATCATAATAAAGGAGGAGTTCCAGAAACGACTTCTCTATCATATGAGCCCCAAAGAG GACACCATATTAGCATCAATGCTACTGCGACCAGGACCTGTCAGGGCACTCAAAGGAGCTCGATTTGAAGGAGGAAAGGATGCTGATTCTGTTCCACGAATATATATCAAGACATTGCACGATCAGATGCTAAAACCGATGAAACAAGAGCAAATGATAAAGAGATGGCAACCTTGTCAAGTTCTTGTATTGGAAAGTGATCATAGCCCATTTTTCTCTACCCCTTCTTTGCTTCTCGATCTAATATCTAAAGGAGCAGCAGCTTCCTTCTAA
- the LOC18104692 gene encoding methylesterase 17 isoform X3, translating into MDEQAGLPNLHFVLVHGVCHGAWCWYKIRCLMEKSGHKVTCLDLKSAGIDQSNPNTILTFDEYNAPPLTRFLSNLPDNEKVILVGHGAGGLSLTDAIHRFARKIRMAIYVAANMLKHGSDQDIKDHLKGLISASIPVPYMEQGDPDVSEYGEVADLEYGMGLDQPPTSIIIKEEFQKRLLYHMSPKESGHHISINATATRTCQGTQRSSI; encoded by the exons ATGGACGAGCAGGCAGGACTTCCAAACCTGCACTTTGTTCTAGTTCATGGAGTATGCCACGGAGCCTGGTGCTGGTACAAGATCAGGTGTCTCATGGAAAAATCTGGCCATAAGGTTACTTGTCTCGACCTTAAAAGTGCTGGTATTGATCAGTCCAATCCCAACACAATCCTCACTTTTGATGAATACAATGCACCCCCCCTTACCCGCTTCTTGTCGAATTTGCCTGACAATGAAAAG GTTATATTGGTAGGACATGGTGCAGGAGGTTTGAGCTTGACAGATGCTATACACAGATTTGCTAGGAAAATTCGTATGGCTATATATGTTGCAGCCAACATGTTGAAGCATGGCTCGGATCAAGATATCAAAGAT CACCTAAAGGGCCTAATCTCTGCCTCCATACCTGTGCCGTATATGGAGCAGGGTGATCCTGATGTATCTGAATATGGAGAGGTAGCTGATTTAGAATATGGGATGGGGCTTGATCAGCCTCCAACAAGCATCATAATAAAGGAGGAGTTCCAGAAACGACTTCTCTATCATATGAGCCCCAAAGAG TCAGGACACCATATTAGCATCAATGCTACTGCGACCAGGACCTGTCAGGGCACTCAAAGGAGCTCGATTTGA
- the LOC18104692 gene encoding methylesterase 17 isoform X1, with product MDEQAGLPNLHFVLVHGVCHGAWCWYKIRCLMEKSGHKVTCLDLKSAGIDQSNPNTILTFDEYNAPPLTRFLSNLPDNEKVILVGHGAGGLSLTDAIHRFARKIRMAIYVAANMLKHGSDQDIKDHLKGLISASIPVPYMEQGDPDVSEYGEVADLEYGMGLDQPPTSIIIKEEFQKRLLYHMSPKEDTILASMLLRPGPVRALKGARFEGGKDADSVPRIYIKTLHDQMLKPMKQEQMIKRWQPCQVLVLESDHSPFFSTPSLLLDLISKGAAASF from the exons ATGGACGAGCAGGCAGGACTTCCAAACCTGCACTTTGTTCTAGTTCATGGAGTATGCCACGGAGCCTGGTGCTGGTACAAGATCAGGTGTCTCATGGAAAAATCTGGCCATAAGGTTACTTGTCTCGACCTTAAAAGTGCTGGTATTGATCAGTCCAATCCCAACACAATCCTCACTTTTGATGAATACAATGCACCCCCCCTTACCCGCTTCTTGTCGAATTTGCCTGACAATGAAAAG GTTATATTGGTAGGACATGGTGCAGGAGGTTTGAGCTTGACAGATGCTATACACAGATTTGCTAGGAAAATTCGTATGGCTATATATGTTGCAGCCAACATGTTGAAGCATGGCTCGGATCAAGATATCAAAGAT CACCTAAAGGGCCTAATCTCTGCCTCCATACCTGTGCCGTATATGGAGCAGGGTGATCCTGATGTATCTGAATATGGAGAGGTAGCTGATTTAGAATATGGGATGGGGCTTGATCAGCCTCCAACAAGCATCATAATAAAGGAGGAGTTCCAGAAACGACTTCTCTATCATATGAGCCCCAAAGAG GACACCATATTAGCATCAATGCTACTGCGACCAGGACCTGTCAGGGCACTCAAAGGAGCTCGATTTGAAGGAGGAAAGGATGCTGATTCTGTTCCACGAATATATATCAAGACATTGCACGATCAGATGCTAAAACCGATGAAACAAGAGCAAATGATAAAGAGATGGCAACCTTGTCAAGTTCTTGTATTGGAAAGTGATCATAGCCCATTTTTCTCTACCCCTTCTTTGCTTCTCGATCTAATATCTAAAGGAGCAGCAGCTTCCTTCTAA